In Pseudomonas campi, the sequence GGCCATGTTCCTGGTACTTGAAGTTGCCACTCTTCGGTTGCGGCAGTTTGGCCCTCAGTGCTTCCAGGCCGGCCACGCTGCTGAGCAACTGACCGGCTTTGGCGCCCAGCGGTCCGCCTTCGGCGCCAGTGAGCATCAGGCGACCGTCGCTGTCGACGAAGTACACGCTGCGCTCGTAACGCTGCTGGTAGTCGTCGATCAGCTTGACCACTGCATCGACGGTGAGGCCGACGCCGGTAACGCCGATGAAGTTGCCGCTGTAGTCGAACACCTTGTAGTTGATGAAGATGGTCAACTGGTCGCGGTTGGCCATGTCCGGGTCGACATTGATCTCGTAGGCATCCTGCATGTCACGCACGCGAAAGTACCAGACATCGCGCGGCTCATCTTCGCGCACCTGCTTGAGCACGCCTTTGGCCTGGTAGTAGGTGTGGGTCTTCTCGGAGATGAAGAAGCTGGTGTAGGCACCGTAATGTTCCTGCACTTCCAGCAGGTAGCGGGTTATCGGCGTGGGGTCCTGTTCGCCGGCCAGCACCCAGTCGCGCAGGAAGGTATCGCGCGACATCATCGAGGAGATCAGGATCGGCCGTACCAGATCCTTCTGGATCTCCGAATAGATGTTGTCGGAGGTCAGTGGCAGCTCGGTGTTGACGATGTTGTGGCGGATGCTGTCGCGCGAGGTGTAGTAGCCAATCACTGAGGTGGCGGCGAAGCCACTGAGCAGCAGGGCGAGCAGCAGTAGAAGCAGGATGCTCTGGGCTTTGCGGGAGTGGCTGAGTGGCATGTCGGAAACCTGGGGAAGTACGCCATGCTAGCCTGCCGGGCGGGTTGGCGTCACCGTCCGGCAGTGCAGGGCTGGGGTTCTGAGCCTAGTCGGGCAGCCCGGTAATTGTCGCGATCCAGGGCTCCAGGCGTTGACCGAAATTGACCTGGGCCTGGAAGGCTGGACGCTCATCGCTCGAATAGGCGGCGGGCAGATGTTTGGCCAGCGTGCTGCGCCAGGTATATGGCACGTTGAGACTGCTGCTGTGCAGCTGGTTGATCTGCCCGGTCAGGCGCCGCACGTTGCCGCTGCAATCGCACCAGACGCTGACTGTACCGGGCACCAGGGCGTAGCGGCGGCGATCGGCGTAGCGCTGGCGCAGGCTGGCGGCATCCAGGCCGACATCGACGGCGAACAGGCGGCTGTCCCGCTGGCGTTGGTTGGCCAGATACTCGCGTGCCGATTTTTCCTCGGCCTGCAGCTCTTCATCGTGCGGCAGTTTGGCCAGCCGTGCACTGGCCTGTTCCAGCTCTGCGGCCGCACGCTGCAGCTCGGCCTGGTAGGCCGGCCCATCGAGCTCCAGCACCACCAGCACCTGGCGTTTGTCGGAGCGCTGGTAATAGCCCGGATACTGCTCGTCGAGCGGCGCAAAGCCCAGGGCCAGCAATTGTTCCTGTTGCAGGGGCTGGCGTTGGTAGCGGTTATTGGCATCGTCTGAGCGTGGGCTACGCCAGTCCATGCGCAGGGCCAGGCCGCTGTTTTCCCGGCGCGGGCCCTCGTGGTCGCGCAGCAGTTCGCGCTCGGAGAGCAGCAGGCTGCTGTCTGGCTGGCCCTGGCGGTTGTACCAGACACCGCCCAGGGCCACGGCATTGGTCAGCAGGATCAGGGCGAGGCTGGCCAGCAGGGCGTGGCGGCTGGTGAACGTGATCATGCGTCTGCCCCCTTGTGGCTGCGGCGCATGCGCCCGAGTACCAGCAGGCTGAGCACGGCAACCAGGCCGAGCAGGAGGAAGAACAGGTACTTGGGCAGTACGTCCCACCACCAGTCGACCATCTTGATGCCGAGAAAGACGATGAAGAACAGCTGGCCGGTCAGCGCCACCTCCACCCAGTCGCGCCGCGTGCCCAGCCAGATGGCCAGGGCCGCGGCGGCAAAGCCGAGCAGCTGGTAGCCGTTTTCGATGCTGTCGGCGGAAAACGGCAGGTAGCTGCCATGCCCCCAGTTGGCCAGCACCAGCATGGGCACGAACAGGGCCAGCAGGCCCATGACTCGATAGGTGGCGGCGAAACCGCTGAAGCGCACCTGGCTGACGAACAGCGGTAGGAGGAACGCCAGTAGCCCACCGGGCAGTAAATTTTCCGGATGCTCGCCCGCGTCCAGCCAGTAGAAGCCGCTCCAGGCGCACAGCCGAGTGGCGCTGTAGGCCAGCAGGCAGGCCAGGCCGGCGATCAGCAGCAGACGGGCGTTGCAGCTGTAAGCCAGCAGCAGGGCGAGGGCGGCCCAGGGCAGCAGGGCCTTGTCCGAAGGAGTGATATTGAAGATCTGCCCGAGCAGGCTGATGTTGAGCACGAAGCAGGCGAAGGCGAGCAGGGCGGCCAGTTTGCTGAAATAGCCGGATGGGTCGCGCTGGCGGATGACGAAGGTCAGCAGCAGGCTGCCGAGGGAGAAACCGATCAGGATGGCGACCTGCGCCGCTTCGCTGAACAGGCCCCAGAACTGGTAGAAGAAGAACAACAGGCTGGCCACCAGGGCCAGGGCGCCGAGCAACGAGACGATGCGCATGCTCAGCGACAGGCGCTTGCTCTGCTGGGTGTGGTCGATGTCGAAGCGGCTGCGGTACTGCGCCAGCAAGTCCTGATGATGCAGTTGCAGGTGTTGCAGCTGCTCGTTGCCGAGCGCCAGCGCCTGTTCCTCGTGCAGGCGCTGCACCTCGCGGTAGAACGCCTGGATATCGTCGGCGCGGTGCTGCGCCTGGTCGCGGGTCAGCGGCATGACTCTTCCCTGTGTACTGTGCGCCTGCGTGATGCAGGCGTGCGCTGGATGCCGGCACTCTAAACCCGAAACAGGTGAGTCGCCAATTGTGCCGCGCTTGTCCTCGCTGCGCGTGGCGGAGCGCACGAAACCTGTAGGAGCCAGCTTGCTGGCGATGCTCTTGCGGTGCCGTTGATCGCCAGCAAGCGGGCTCCTACGGATTGTCGGGTGGATAACGCTCTGCTTATCCACCGCTGTCTCCTTTATCAGGCCTCAGCCCTTGCTCTGCATGTAGGCCTTCCAGCCGCCGAAGTGGGTGATGTCCACGGCGCCGGCCAGGCCATAGGGCTCGCAGATAAACCCGGTTTCCCAGCTGCCATCGGCCAGCTGCACCTTGCCCAGGCCCAGCGGCGCAGGGATGCCGGTGAGGAACGAACCCAGCTCGGCGCTCGGCAGTTCCCAGACTTCCACGGCGATGGCCACACCGCCTTCGGCAACCCGGACCATGCCCGGACGGAACGGCGGGCCGCCGGCCAGGGCGTACAGCTGGTAGTCCGGTGAACTCTGCGTGGCCTGCAGCAGACGGCCGCCGCGTTGCTTGAGTTGCCAGTTCAGTGGCAGGCCGTCGAGGTGCGCGCCGCACACCACCACGCGGGCGCGGTCGTTGCGGGCGACGCTGGCCGGGGCCGGCGTATCCAGCGTGCGTTCACCGGATAGCGGCAGGCCGTGCTGGCGCTGCAGGCCGTCGGCCAGGCTGAGCAGGTACTGGTCGGTGAAGGCGCGACCGAACAGGGTCACGCCCCAGGGCAGGCCGTTGGCCATGAAGCCGGCCGGCACCGCGACGGCGGCGTAGTCGAGCATGTTCATGAAGTTGGTGTAGTAGCCCAGGTCCGAGTTGCGCTTGACCGGCTCGGCGTGCAGCTCGTCCAGGGTTACCGGGCGTGGGTAGGCCGGGGTGAGGATGCAGTCGACCTCGGCGAGGATGCGGTCGCAGATCGCCTTGAGCGCCTGCAGGCGGTATTGCGCGCGGAAGGTGTCGACGCCGCTGACGCTCGGCGCTTTTTCCAGCACGGCCTTGATCACCGGCAGCACGGCGTCCGGCTGCTGCTCGATGAGTGCGCCGGCGACGCTGTAGCGCTCGGCGACCCAGGGGCCTTCGTAGAGCAGGCGCGCGGCTTCGAGGAAGGGCGCGAAGTCGATTTCCACCGCTTCGCCGCCAAGGGTTTTCAGTTGTTCGATGGTGCTGGCGAACAGCGCCGGGCTTTCCGCGCAGCCGAGGAATTCCAGCTGTACCGGTACACCGAAGCGGAAGCCCGGGCGTGGTTTGCCGAAGGCGCTGGCGTCGTTCCACAGCGGGTTGGCGCGGCTGTATTCATCGCGCGCATCGAGCTTGGCAGTCAGCGCCAGCAACTGGCTGGCCTCGGCAGCGCTGGCGGTGAAGTAGGTCACGCAGTCCAGCGTGCGGCAGGCGGGCACCACGCCGGCGGTGGAGAGCAGGCCCTTGGTCGCCTTGAGGCCGACCAGGTTGTTCAGCGCCGCCGGCACGCGGCCGCTGCCTGCGGTGTCGGTGCCGAGGGCGAAGCTGGCCACGCCGAGGGCCACGGCCAGGGCCGAGCCGGAGCTGGAGCCGCCGGACGGGTAGGCCGGGTGCACGCTGTTGCGGCATTCGCCATAGGGGGAACGGGTGCCGTTAAGGCCGGTGGCGAACTGGTCGAGGTTGGTCTTGCCCATGGGCACGGCGCCGAGGGCGATCAGCTGGGCGACGATGGTTGCGCTCTGCTCTGGCACATAGGCGAAGGCCGGGCAGGCGGCGGTCGTTGGGATTCCGGCCAGGTCGATATTGTCCTTGATGGCGAAGGGCACGCCGAACAGCGGCAGCTCGGCCGGTGACTTGTCGTCCAGCGCCGCGAGGTAGGGTTCCAGTTCTGCCAGGCTGAGCAGGTGGATGAACAAGTTGAACTCGGGGTTCAGTGCGGCGGCCCGCTCGTGCAGGGTGGTGATCAGCTGGCGCGGGGTCAGGCTGCCATCGCTGTAGGCGGCTTTCAGGGCGCCGAGGCGCAGGTCGAATTCGTGTTTCATCGGGCTTCCTCGTTTCTTGCGATTCCGCTTGGTGGGTCGATGAAGCGTGACCCACCCTACGATCTGTTCCCTCGCCCCTTTGGGGAGAGGGTTAGGGAGAGGGGGCTCTTGCGTTGCCAATGACCCTCTCCCCCGGCTCCTCTCCCGCAAGCGGGAGAGGGGGGTAGAAGCTCAGACTTCCTCGAGTACCACCACCCGCTGCCCGGCGCGCACCGGCGATCCAGGCTGTACGCGTACTTCGCGCACCACGCCGTCACGCGGGGCGAGCAGGGGGATTTCCATCTTCATCGACTCGAGGATCACCAGCACATCGCCGGCTTTCACCGCGCTGCCTGCCTCGACCTGCACCTGCCAGAGGTTGCCGGCAATGTGGCTGTCGATGCTGTGCTGGCCGGCGCCGAGCGGGGCGTCGTCACCCAGTTCGGGGGCCACTTCCTCGCTCTCGTAGTGGGCCTGGCCGGAGGCGATCCAGCGCTGGCGTTCGGCGTCGAAGGCGGCGCGTTGCTGGCTGCGGAAGGCGTCGATGCCCTCGGCTTCCTCGGTGAGGAAGTCCTGGTAGTCGGCCAGGGCCAGTTCGCTGTCTTCGATGCGCAGTTCATAGCGGCCGAGCGGGAAGTCGCGGCGGATCTGCAGCAGCTCCTCGGCGCCTACCGGGTAGAAGCGGATCTGGTCGAAGAAACGCAGCAGCCAGGGCTTGCCGTGGAAGGCGGCGACTTCGCGGTAACGGTTCCACATCTGCAGGGTGCGGCCGACGAACTGGTAGCCGCCGGGGCCTTCCATGCCATACACGCACATATAGGCGCCGCCGATGCCCACCGAGTTCTCGGCGGTCCAGGTGCGCGCCGGGTTGTACTTGGTGGTGACCAGGCGGTGGCGCGGGTCCAGCGGCGTGGCCACCGGCGCGCCGAGGTAGACGTCGCCCAGGCCCATCACCAGATAGCTGGCGTCGAACACCGTGCGGTACACCTCGTCGAGGTTGGGCAGGTCGTTGATGCGGCGGATGAACTCCAGGTTGCTCGGGCACCAGGGCGCGTCCTTGCGCACCGTGGTCATGTACTTGTCGATGGCCAGCTGGCAGGCCGGGTCATCCCAGGACAGCGGCAGGTGGACGATGCGCGACGGCACCTTGAGGTCCTGGGCGTTGCACACCGCATCCCACTCGCCGGCGACGGTGTCGAGCAGTTGCTGTAGCGGCAGGGTTTCCGGTTGGTAGTGCACCTGCAGCGAGCGGATACCCGGGGTCAGGTCGATCACGCCGTTGAGCTGTTTGGCTTCCAGCGCCTGCATCAGCGCGTGGCCGCGGAAGCGCAGCACCAGGTCCAGCTCCGGCGCGCCGATTTCCAGCAGCAGGTGGGTGTCGCCGGAGAGGCGGGCGACCAGGCGTTTGTCGGCTGCGCCGATGTCGAGCACGATCGGGCTCTGTAGCCCGGATGCAATCCGGGAAACGGTTGCCGCATCGCTCCCGGATTGCATCCGGGCTACGAGGTCGTGGCTTTCTGCGTTACGCGCCTTGGCCAGCTCCCGCGCCGTGGCGATATCCACCGGCAGAAAACGCACCTTGTCCCCGGCCTTGAGTTGCCCCAGCTGCCACAGGTCCGCTTCGATAATGGTCACCGGGCAAACGAAGCCGCCCAGGCTCGGGCCGTCCGGGCCGAGGATCACCGGCATATCGCCGGTGAAGTCCACCGCGCCGATGGCGTAGGGGTTGTCGTGGATATTCGATGGGTGCAGGCCGGCTTCGCCGCCGCTGTCGCGCACCCACTCGGGTTTCGGGCCGATCAGGCGCACGCCGGTGCGGCTGGAGTTGAAGTGCACTTCCCAGTCGGTGGCGAGGAAGGTGTCGATATAGGCCGGGGTGAAGTATTCCGGCGCGCCGTGCGGGCCGTAGATCACGCGGATTTCACGCACGGCTGGCAGGGCGGTGCACAGTGCGGCGGGCAGTTGCGCGCCGGCTTCCAGATTGGTCAGAGCAGGGATATGCAGCACATCGCCGGCACGCAGGGCGCGGCCGCCGTGGCCGCCGAACTGGCCGAGGGTAAAGGTGCTTTTCGAGCCCAGATAATCCGGTACCTGCAGGCCGCCGCGCAGGGTGAGATAAGAGCGCGCACCGCTGCCGGCGATGGTGCCGAGGCTCAGGGTGCTACCGGCCTTGATCAGCAACGCGGTGTTTATCGGCTGAACCACGCCGTTCAGGGTGACTGGAATCGCCGCACCGGTCACCGCCACCACTGCATCGGTGTTGAAGCGCAGCAGCGGGCCGCTCATGGTGATTTCCAGGCCGGCGGCGCCTTCCTCGTTGCCCAGCAGGCGGTTGCCCAGGCGCAGCGCGCGGTCGTCCATCGGCCCCGACGGCGGCACGCCGACGGCCCAGTAGCCGAGGCGGCCGGGGAAATCCTGCACGGTGGTCTGGGTGCCGGCGCTGAGCACCTCGAAAGTGTGTGCCTGGTAGAGCAAACCTTCCAGGCAGCGCGTCCAGGGCGAGCCGCTGGCGAAGGGTGCGTCGACCAGGATCTGCCGCAGGTAGTCGCGGTTGGATTCCACGCCGTACAGCACCGAGTCGGCCAGGGCTTGGCTCAGCGCGGCGCTGGCTTCCTCGCGGGTCGGCTGCCAGGTGATCACCTTTGCGATCATTGGGTCGAAGTAGGGCGGAATCTCGCAGCCGGCTTCCACCCAGGTGTCGATGCGCAGGCTCTTGCCATCGGCCTTGGGGAAGTCCACGGCGGTGAGCAGGCCGGGGCTCGGCTGGAAGTCGCGGCCCGGATCTTCGGCGTACAGGCGCGCCTGGATGGCGTGGCCGCTGGGTTTCAGGCCTTTGGCCAGTTCGCTCAGCGGCGCCAGGTCGCCGGCCGCCAGTTCGATCATCCAGCGCACCAGGTCAACGCCCCACACCTGTTCGGTGACGCCGTGCTCGACCTGCAGGCGGGTGTTCACTTCGAGGAAGTAGAAGCGCTCGGCCGCGCTGTCGTAGACGAATTCCACGGTGCCGGCGCTGCGGTAGCTGACCGCCTTGGCCAGCTTGATCGCCGCCGCGCACAGCTCATCGGCCATGCCGGCCGGCAGATTGGGTGCCGGGGTTTCTTCCAGCACTTTCTGGTTGCGCCGCTGCACCGAGCAGTCGCGCACGCCGAGGGCGAGGACTTCGCCCTGGCCGTCGCCGAACACTTGCACTTCCAGGTGACGGGCACGTTGGATGTACTTCTCGATAAACACGCCGCTGTCGCTGAAGTTGTTCTGCCCCAGGCGTTTGACCGCCTCGAAGGCATCGCTCAGCTCGGCTGCGCTGTTGCATACGCGCATGCCGATGCCGCCACCGCCGGCGGTGCTTTTCAGCATCACCGGGTAGCCGACCTGCTCGCCGGCGACCAGCGCGGCGTCGAGGTTTTCCAGCAGCTCGGTGCCTTCGAGCATCGGCACGCCGTGCTGTTTGGCCAGCGCGCGGGCGGTGTGCTTGAGGCCGAAGACGCGCAGTTGCTCGGGTGTCGGACCGACAAAGGCGATACCGGCGGCCTCGCAGGCTTCGGCGAAGGCGGCGTTCTCGGAGAGGAAGCCGTAGCCGGGATGGATGGCCTTGGCGCCGGTCTGTTTGGCGACGGCGAGGATCTTGTCCACCACCAGGTAGGTGCCGGCGGCCGGGCCTTCGCCGAGGCTGAAAGCTTCATCGGCCTGCTGGATATGCAGGCTGGCGGCGTCGGCCTCGGAGTACACGGCCACGCCTTTGACGTCGAGTTGACGCAGGGTGCGCAGGATGCGGCAGGCAATGGCGCCGCGGTTGGCGATCAGGAGTTTGTCGAACATCTGCTTGCCCTCGGAAGGGTTGGCGGGCCGTCCCGTCTTGGTCGTCTGCACCACGGTCGTCCGTGGCTGAAATTCTTTTGCCGGCTTCCCGGATTGCATCCGGGCTACGGGCTGGGGAGAGGGTTCAACTCGGCGCTCGGCCATTCCCCTCTCCCCCGGCCCCTCTCCCGTGAACGGGAGAGGGGAGAGGGGAGGGAACCCAGGCACTGCCCCGCGCGGCTTTGGCACAGCCAGAACAGCCAGCGGCGTAGCCCGGATGCAATCCGGGGATTGGCGGCACTGGACTCCCGGATTGCATCCGGGCTACGGGAGCAGAACCGCTTCAGTCCCACACCAGCACCTCGGCCGGGGTCGGGTTCCAGCCGTTGCAGGGGTTGTTCAGTTGCGGGCAGTTGGAGATCAGCACGATGACGTCCATGTGCGCCTTCAATTCCACGTACTTGCCCGGTGCGGAGATGCCGTCCGCGAAGGTCAGGCCGCCCTCTGGCGTCACCGGCACGTTCATGAAGAAGTTGATGTTGGCGCCGATGTCGCGTTTTTCCAGGCGGCCGTCGTGCAGGCTGGCGCGCAGGAAGTTGTCGCGGCAGCTGTGCATGTAGCGCTTGTCCAGCGCGTATCTGACCGTGTTGCTCTCCTGCGCGCAGGCGCCGCCGAGGGTGTCGTGGCGCCCGCAAGTGTCGGCGCTGATGGTCAGCAGCGGGTTGCCCAGGTTGGAGTAGAGGACGGTGCCGGTCGTCAGGTACACGCTGTTCTGTTTGCGCAGGGTGCGTTGCGGATCGTAGCGCTCGCGCGGGTTCTTGGCGCTGAAGAACAGCGTGTCGACCGCCTGGTTGCCTTCCAGGTCGAGCAGGCGCACGGTCTGCCCGGCTTTGACTTCGCAAAGGAACGGCTCGCCGGCGGGGATCTCGTGGCGGTAGACGGCGGCTTCGGGGTGCTTGTCGCTATGGGTAAGAGTCATGCTGGCAGCCCTTAGATATACAGACGTTCGGTGTTGTGGAAGCCGCGGCCGTTTTCCGGGCGCGAGGTGCGGCAGAGCACGCTGATGCCGTCGCTCTCGACCTTGCTCCAGCTCAGCTGCACCGGCTTGGGCGCGTACTGCGGGTTGGGGTCCAGCGGGTGCTGCAGGGCGGTGAGCACCACCAGGCAGTCCATCGGCGCGTACAGCTCGATGTAGTCGCCGGCCTTGGAATTGCCGGGCTCGAAGTGGAAGCGGCCGTCGCCATCGACGCTGACCTTGCTGAACAGGTTGAGCGCCATCAGCAGGTCCTGCAGGTTCAGGTTCCACTTGCCCATTTCCACCAGCAGGTTGTCCACGCCGTTGCGGAAGAAGCCATTGCGCAGTTCCTGGTAACGACCGGCGCCGTACTTCTCCGTCACCTCCGCGGCGTTCAGCACGCCGCCAAAGCTGTCATGCCAGCCGCAGGTGTCGGCGGTGATGGCGGCCAGTACGCGGCCCATGTCCGAGTACAGGCAGTGGCCGGCGGTGAGCTTGGCGGTGTGCTGGCACTTGAGGGTGTCCGGCAGGTTGAGGCGCTCGCTTTTCTCGGCGGCGCTGAGCAGCAGCAGGCTGACGTTGGCGTCGCCTTCGATATCGGTGATGCGCAGCAGCTGGCCGCGCTTGAGGACGAAGGAGGTGTGGCCGCCGCCAGGTACGAGTTCTTCGTACAGGCTGGGGCGCAGGGTCAGGGATGCGGTCATGGTTGCTCCTTACAGGGCCGGTTGCGGGGTGCCGGTGATGTGCGCCGGCAGCGCCTCGACGGCGGCGCGGGTGGCGCGGCGGTCGCTGTTCAGGGGGATGTCGTAGGTGATGCGTGCGCCGAAGGCATTCGGCGCGTGCGGGTCGATACGGGTCTTGTCGAACACCAGCAGGCGGGTGCCGAGGCTGAAGCCTTCGGAGAGGTCATGGGTGACCATAAATACGGTCAGCTTGGTCTCGTTCCACAGCTCCAGCAGCAGGGCGTGCATGTCCTTGCGGATGCCCGGGTCGAGGGCGCCGAACGGCTCGTCGAGCAGCAGCACGCGCGGCTTCATGATCAGCGCCTGGGCGATGGCCAGGCGTTGCTGCATGCCGCCGGAGAGCTGGCTGGGGTATTTGTCCAGGGCTTGGCCGAGGCCGACTTTCCGGAGAATTACCTCGGCCTGGGCGCGGGCGTCGCGTTTGGCGGCGCCGAACAGCCGGCCGAGCAGCGGCGAGCGGGGCAGCTCCAGGCCGATGGCGACGTTGTCCAGCACGGAGAGGTGCGGGAACACCGAGTAGCGCTGGAACACCACGCCGCGGCTGCTATCCGGTTCGCCGGCCAGCGGTTGGCCCGCCAGCAGAATCTCACCGCGGCTGGCACGCTCCTGGCCTAGCAGCAGGCGCAGGAAGGTCGACTTGCCACAGCCGGAAGCGCCGACCAGGGTGCAGAACTCGCCCTCGTTGATCGACAGGTTCAGGCGCTCCAGAACAACTTGGTCGGCGTATTCCTGCCAGACGTTCTTCACCTCGATAAAGGCGCTCATGCTTTCGCTCCTTCATACCAGGGAAAAACAAGTCTGGTGGTCTGCCGCAGGCCCAGGTCCATCAACCAGGCGAGCAGGGTGATCCACACCACGTACGGCAGGATCACGTCCATCGCCATATAGCGGCGCACGAGGAAGATGCGGTAGCCGAGGCCGTCGGTGGCGGCGATGGCTTCGGCGGCGATGAGGAACAGCCAGGCCGAGCCGAGTACCAGGCGCAGGGCGATCAGCAGGCGTGGCAGCAACTGCGGCAGCACCACGCGCAGGATCAGCGTCCAGGTGCTGGCGCCGAGGGTCTGCGCCTTGATCAGGATTTCCTGGGGGATTTCACGGGCACGCTGTTCTAGGTCGCGGGCCAGTACGGGGGTAATGCCGATGACGATCAGCATTACCTTGGATAATTCACCGAGGCCGAAAACGATAAACAGGATCGGCAGGATTGCCAGTGGCGGCACCATCGACAGCACGGTCAGCAGTGGCGACAGCGGCGCGCGAAACAGCGGCAGAATGCCAGCGGCTATCCCTAAGCACAGGCCGACCAGGGCGGCGATGCCGATGCCCATGCCGAGGCGGGCCAGGCTGGCGGCGTTGTCCTGCCAGAACAGGTACTTGCCGCTGCGCTTGTCCTCGGTAAAGGCCAGGCGGTCAATAGCGTCGGCCATCTGGCTGGCGCTGGGCAGCAGCTTGTCGTTGGGGTTGTCCGTCAGCCGCGCCGCCGAGCCCGTGAAGTAGGCGAACAGCAGCAGGGCGAAGGGCAACAGGATCAGCAGCAGGCGGCCGCCGCGGTCCGGGTGTCGGTTGATCAGGCGCATGGATGCATCTCTGAGAGCAGATTCCCTCTCCCCCGGCCCCTCTCCCATGAATGGGAGAGGGGAGGGAAAGCCTTACAACGTGCCGTCGGCCGCCATCTGCATGAACGAAGGATCGAAGCGCAGCTTGAGGTTGGACTTGTCGCCGGTGATCACGTCCTTGGCGAAGCCCATGCCGATGGCGTCGGCACTCTTGGCGCCTTCACCGAGCAGGCCGTGGCTGAAGGAGAACTCGGCCACCTTGGTCATGGTCGCCGGCAGTTTCGGGCTGTTGGCGAAGGCCACGGCATCCTTGGCGCTGTAGAACATCTTGGTCGCCGCCAGTTGCGCTTCGTAACCGGCCAGGTCGGTGCCGGAGGCTTTGGCCATGTGCTCGCGGGCGGCCTTGCCTGCGTCGCTGTCGGCACTCATGGTCGCCATGATTTCGTACCAGGCGCCGGTCAGCGCTTTGCCCAGGGCGGGGTTGTCCTTCAGGGTGTCGCTGTTGACCACCATCAGGTCGATGATTTCGCCAGGGATCTGGCTGGAGTCAAAGACCTTGGTCACGCTCGGTGCGGCTTCGATTTCGGCCAGCAGCGGGTTCCAGGTGGCGACTGCGGTGACGTCATCGGTGGCGAAGGCGGCGACCAGGTCGGCGTCCGAGGTGTTGACCACCTTGAGGTCTTTCTCGCTCAGGTTGGCCTTTTCCAGGCCGCGCGCCAGCAGGTAGTGGGAGACGGAGAGTTCGACCAGGTTGACGTCCTGGCCCTTGAGATCGCCCAGGGTCTTCTTCTCGCCCTTGAGCACGATGCCGTCGTTGCCGTTGGAGAAGTCGCCGATGATCAGCGCGGTGGAGTCGACGCCACCGG encodes:
- a CDS encoding sensor domain-containing diguanylate cyclase, producing MPLSHSRKAQSILLLLLLALLLSGFAATSVIGYYTSRDSIRHNIVNTELPLTSDNIYSEIQKDLVRPILISSMMSRDTFLRDWVLAGEQDPTPITRYLLEVQEHYGAYTSFFISEKTHTYYQAKGVLKQVREDEPRDVWYFRVRDMQDAYEINVDPDMANRDQLTIFINYKVFDYSGNFIGVTGVGLTVDAVVKLIDDYQQRYERSVYFVDSDGRLMLTGAEGGPLGAKAGQLLSSVAGLEALRAKLPQPKSGNFKYQEHGRGHFLNVRFIPELDWYLFVDKHEEGALAGIRHTLYLNLLICALISGLVLLLVYLAMRRYQRFITTLATTDVLTGLPNRRGFNLLAGQALQEAKRNQSPLSALLIDLDLFKQLNDTHGHLAGDEVLRGFAHNLQSNLRQSDIICRWGGEEFILLLKDTGSSTARLLAEKIREQSDASSFPFNGVNLRVSTSIGITELHDEDTLDRLIARADRALYRAKQSGRNRVCEETFEPQA
- a CDS encoding DUF4824 family protein is translated as MITFTSRHALLASLALILLTNAVALGGVWYNRQGQPDSSLLLSERELLRDHEGPRRENSGLALRMDWRSPRSDDANNRYQRQPLQQEQLLALGFAPLDEQYPGYYQRSDKRQVLVVLELDGPAYQAELQRAAAELEQASARLAKLPHDEELQAEEKSAREYLANQRQRDSRLFAVDVGLDAASLRQRYADRRRYALVPGTVSVWCDCSGNVRRLTGQINQLHSSSLNVPYTWRSTLAKHLPAAYSSDERPAFQAQVNFGQRLEPWIATITGLPD
- a CDS encoding DUF2157 domain-containing protein, which codes for MPLTRDQAQHRADDIQAFYREVQRLHEEQALALGNEQLQHLQLHHQDLLAQYRSRFDIDHTQQSKRLSLSMRIVSLLGALALVASLLFFFYQFWGLFSEAAQVAILIGFSLGSLLLTFVIRQRDPSGYFSKLAALLAFACFVLNISLLGQIFNITPSDKALLPWAALALLLAYSCNARLLLIAGLACLLAYSATRLCAWSGFYWLDAGEHPENLLPGGLLAFLLPLFVSQVRFSGFAATYRVMGLLALFVPMLVLANWGHGSYLPFSADSIENGYQLLGFAAAALAIWLGTRRDWVEVALTGQLFFIVFLGIKMVDWWWDVLPKYLFFLLLGLVAVLSLLVLGRMRRSHKGADA
- the atzF gene encoding allophanate hydrolase, which produces MKHEFDLRLGALKAAYSDGSLTPRQLITTLHERAAALNPEFNLFIHLLSLAELEPYLAALDDKSPAELPLFGVPFAIKDNIDLAGIPTTAACPAFAYVPEQSATIVAQLIALGAVPMGKTNLDQFATGLNGTRSPYGECRNSVHPAYPSGGSSSGSALAVALGVASFALGTDTAGSGRVPAALNNLVGLKATKGLLSTAGVVPACRTLDCVTYFTASAAEASQLLALTAKLDARDEYSRANPLWNDASAFGKPRPGFRFGVPVQLEFLGCAESPALFASTIEQLKTLGGEAVEIDFAPFLEAARLLYEGPWVAERYSVAGALIEQQPDAVLPVIKAVLEKAPSVSGVDTFRAQYRLQALKAICDRILAEVDCILTPAYPRPVTLDELHAEPVKRNSDLGYYTNFMNMLDYAAVAVPAGFMANGLPWGVTLFGRAFTDQYLLSLADGLQRQHGLPLSGERTLDTPAPASVARNDRARVVVCGAHLDGLPLNWQLKQRGGRLLQATQSSPDYQLYALAGGPPFRPGMVRVAEGGVAIAVEVWELPSAELGSFLTGIPAPLGLGKVQLADGSWETGFICEPYGLAGAVDITHFGGWKAYMQSKG
- the uca gene encoding urea carboxylase yields the protein MFDKLLIANRGAIACRILRTLRQLDVKGVAVYSEADAASLHIQQADEAFSLGEGPAAGTYLVVDKILAVAKQTGAKAIHPGYGFLSENAAFAEACEAAGIAFVGPTPEQLRVFGLKHTARALAKQHGVPMLEGTELLENLDAALVAGEQVGYPVMLKSTAGGGGIGMRVCNSAAELSDAFEAVKRLGQNNFSDSGVFIEKYIQRARHLEVQVFGDGQGEVLALGVRDCSVQRRNQKVLEETPAPNLPAGMADELCAAAIKLAKAVSYRSAGTVEFVYDSAAERFYFLEVNTRLQVEHGVTEQVWGVDLVRWMIELAAGDLAPLSELAKGLKPSGHAIQARLYAEDPGRDFQPSPGLLTAVDFPKADGKSLRIDTWVEAGCEIPPYFDPMIAKVITWQPTREEASAALSQALADSVLYGVESNRDYLRQILVDAPFASGSPWTRCLEGLLYQAHTFEVLSAGTQTTVQDFPGRLGYWAVGVPPSGPMDDRALRLGNRLLGNEEGAAGLEITMSGPLLRFNTDAVVAVTGAAIPVTLNGVVQPINTALLIKAGSTLSLGTIAGSGARSYLTLRGGLQVPDYLGSKSTFTLGQFGGHGGRALRAGDVLHIPALTNLEAGAQLPAALCTALPAVREIRVIYGPHGAPEYFTPAYIDTFLATDWEVHFNSSRTGVRLIGPKPEWVRDSGGEAGLHPSNIHDNPYAIGAVDFTGDMPVILGPDGPSLGGFVCPVTIIEADLWQLGQLKAGDKVRFLPVDIATARELAKARNAESHDLVARMQSGSDAATVSRIASGLQSPIVLDIGAADKRLVARLSGDTHLLLEIGAPELDLVLRFRGHALMQALEAKQLNGVIDLTPGIRSLQVHYQPETLPLQQLLDTVAGEWDAVCNAQDLKVPSRIVHLPLSWDDPACQLAIDKYMTTVRKDAPWCPSNLEFIRRINDLPNLDEVYRTVFDASYLVMGLGDVYLGAPVATPLDPRHRLVTTKYNPARTWTAENSVGIGGAYMCVYGMEGPGGYQFVGRTLQMWNRYREVAAFHGKPWLLRFFDQIRFYPVGAEELLQIRRDFPLGRYELRIEDSELALADYQDFLTEEAEGIDAFRSQQRAAFDAERQRWIASGQAHYESEEVAPELGDDAPLGAGQHSIDSHIAGNLWQVQVEAGSAVKAGDVLVILESMKMEIPLLAPRDGVVREVRVQPGSPVRAGQRVVVLEEV